One Candidatus Methylomirabilota bacterium DNA window includes the following coding sequences:
- the tig gene encoding trigger factor, which yields MKVHVQELEACKRQLVVEAPESEVAAAWEAAYGRVQREARLPGFRRGKVPRSLVRAHFAHEVRRAVAEQLIPAVYRRALDETRLDPVEEPDVQDLQLEEGQPLRFTAVVEIKPTITLGAYRGVKVPHTPVPLTDADVDAALAALADRHATLVTVARPAREGDHVIVDYTIEPEGAEPRIEQGYGFQIGAGQVLPEMEEAAIGLAAGDERELAVRFPERHPREELRGKPGRLSLRVVEVKEKELPSLDDEFARALGSHQSLAALRETVRGELEAQRQRQNRHTLEEAVVDAVLAGHEFPVPESLVLRNIAHRVGRMQQGMSRQGIDPATLPWDYGKLTEELRPAAVRAVRWALLQDAIAEKEELTVGEDDVDAEIARMARESGRAPQTVRSLLERSGELDGLRLSLREQRVLALLIEHAEIQPAT from the coding sequence ATGAAGGTTCACGTCCAGGAACTCGAAGCCTGCAAGCGCCAGCTCGTGGTCGAGGCCCCGGAGAGCGAGGTGGCGGCGGCCTGGGAAGCCGCTTACGGCCGGGTCCAGCGCGAGGCGCGCCTGCCGGGCTTTCGGCGGGGAAAGGTGCCGCGGTCGCTGGTGCGCGCGCACTTCGCCCACGAGGTGCGGCGGGCGGTCGCCGAGCAGCTGATCCCCGCCGTGTACCGTCGCGCCCTGGATGAAACGCGGCTCGACCCCGTCGAGGAGCCCGACGTCCAGGACCTCCAGCTCGAGGAGGGGCAACCTCTCCGCTTCACGGCGGTCGTCGAGATCAAGCCCACCATCACCCTCGGCGCGTACCGGGGCGTGAAGGTCCCCCATACCCCCGTGCCGCTGACGGACGCCGATGTGGACGCCGCGCTCGCCGCCCTGGCCGACCGTCACGCGACGCTCGTCACCGTCGCCCGCCCGGCGCGGGAAGGCGACCACGTGATCGTCGACTACACGATCGAGCCCGAGGGCGCCGAGCCGCGCATCGAGCAGGGGTACGGCTTCCAGATCGGGGCCGGCCAGGTCCTGCCGGAGATGGAAGAGGCGGCCATCGGGCTGGCGGCCGGGGACGAGCGGGAGCTCGCCGTGCGCTTCCCCGAGCGGCACCCGCGCGAGGAGCTCCGCGGGAAACCCGGCCGGCTGTCGCTCCGGGTCGTCGAGGTCAAGGAGAAGGAGCTTCCCTCGCTCGACGACGAGTTCGCGCGCGCGCTCGGGTCGCACCAGAGCCTGGCCGCGCTGCGGGAGACCGTCCGGGGCGAGCTTGAGGCGCAGCGTCAGCGGCAGAACCGGCACACGCTCGAGGAGGCGGTGGTGGACGCCGTGCTGGCGGGCCACGAGTTTCCCGTTCCGGAGAGCCTCGTGCTCCGGAACATCGCCCATCGAGTCGGCCGCATGCAGCAGGGCATGAGCCGGCAGGGGATCGATCCCGCAACGCTTCCGTGGGACTACGGCAAGTTGACCGAGGAGCTGCGCCCGGCCGCCGTCCGGGCCGTGCGGTGGGCGCTCCTGCAGGACGCGATCGCGGAGAAAGAGGAGCTGACGGTCGGCGAGGACGACGTGGACGCCGAGATCGCCCGGATGGCCCGCGAGTCGGGTCGGGCGCCCCAGACCGTTCGAAGCCTGCTCGAGCGCAGCGGCGAGCTCGACGGGTTGCGGCTGTCCCTCCGCGAGCAAAGGGTCCTCGCCCTGTTGATCGAGCACGCCGAGATTCAGCCGGCGACGTAG
- the clpP gene encoding ATP-dependent Clp endopeptidase proteolytic subunit ClpP — translation MALIPMVVEQTPRGERAFDIFSRLLKERIIFLPSYIEDDMANLVIAQLLFLEAEDADKDVYLYVNSPGGSVTAGLAIYDTMQYVKPAVATICMGQAASMGALLLCAGAKGKRFALPHSRIMIHQPLAGVQGQATDIDIQAREILRIRDELNRILVEHTGQAVERIRHDTDRDFFMTAEQAKEYGLVDHVIASHVPMLKTAQALPAGGGDGRKT, via the coding sequence GTGGCACTCATCCCGATGGTCGTCGAGCAAACCCCGCGCGGCGAGCGCGCGTTTGACATCTTTTCGCGGCTTTTGAAGGAGCGTATCATCTTCCTGCCGAGCTACATCGAAGACGACATGGCGAACCTGGTCATCGCCCAGCTCCTGTTCCTGGAGGCCGAGGACGCCGACAAGGACGTCTATCTGTACGTGAACAGCCCGGGAGGGTCGGTGACGGCCGGGCTCGCCATCTACGACACCATGCAGTACGTCAAGCCGGCGGTGGCCACGATCTGCATGGGTCAGGCGGCGTCGATGGGGGCGCTGCTGCTCTGCGCGGGGGCCAAAGGCAAGCGCTTCGCGCTTCCCCACTCCCGGATCATGATCCACCAGCCCCTGGCCGGCGTGCAGGGCCAGGCGACCGACATCGACATCCAGGCCCGGGAGATCCTGCGGATCCGCGACGAGCTGAACCGCATCCTGGTGGAGCACACCGGACAGGCGGTTGAGCGTATTCGCCACGACACGGACCGCGATTTCTTCATGACGGCCGAGCAGGCGAAGGAGTACGGGCTCGTCGATCACGTGATCGCGTCCCATGTGCCGATGCTCAAGACCGCCCAGGCGCTCCCCGCGGGTGGTGGGGATGGGCGAAAGACGTAG